Below is a genomic region from Candidatus Binatia bacterium.
TGTCGCTTCAGCGATCTGATGGATCCGTGCTAGGTGGCGATGTACGAGCCGTTACGTCAATCCATAAAAACGGCGCCGCCGATGTGTTGTGGGTGGCGACAAAGTCGATGGACCTTACTTCGGCGCTCAATGCAGTACGCGGCAGCTCGCCTCGCATTGTAGTACCTCTACTCAACGGCTTTGAACATATCCAGGAGTTGCGAACGGCGTTTCCGCCAGAGGCGGTGATCCCAGCAACGATCGCGGTCGAGGTTGAGCGAGGGGAGCCGGGATCCGTATGCGTGCGAAGCTCCTTTGTGCGCCTGCGAATCGGCGTTCGAGCCAAGCTCCTTCTCTCGGGGTTGGCGGATGCGCTACGCGATCGGGACGTCGATATCGAGTTCGAAGATGACGAAACGACCCTTCTCTGGCGTAAGCTGGTCTTTTTGGCGCCGTTTGCCCTAACCACAAGCGCCAGCGGGTTACCCGCCGGCATGTTGCGATCGGATCCCGTTTGGCGAAATCGCTTTGAAACTGCCGCGGCTGAGGTCGTGGCCGTCGCTAATGCTGAGGGCGCCGGGCTGACGAGCGAACCTGCTGTTCGCACGTTGGAAACGTTGGGAGATCAGATGCGGAGCTCGATGGCGAAGGACCTCGCGGCCAGGCGCGAGCCCGAACTGGATGCGATCGGTATTGCAGTCGTTCGAGCTGCGGTGAGGCATAACATTGACGTCCCAATGCTGCGGCATCTAGTTGCTTCCGTGAGCGGGAAGATTAAAACGCCGATTCACTCGACGAAAGCCCCAAGACCGTTGGGTCCCT
It encodes:
- a CDS encoding 2-dehydropantoate 2-reductase; its protein translation is MRHAILGAGAIGGLLGALLADRGEDVTLVIHDVVETFPTHMSLQRSDGSVLGGDVRAVTSIHKNGAADVLWVATKSMDLTSALNAVRGSSPRIVVPLLNGFEHIQELRTAFPPEAVIPATIAVEVERGEPGSVCVRSSFVRLRIGVRAKLLLSGLADALRDRDVDIEFEDDETTLLWRKLVFLAPFALTTSASGLPAGMLRSDPVWRNRFETAAAEVVAVANAEGAGLTSEPAVRTLETLGDQMRSSMAKDLAARREPELDAIGIAVVRAAVRHNIDVPMLRHLVASVSGKIKTPIHSTKAPRPLGPYNQAIEIGGLVFFSGQLPVDFVTGEVVGDDIGAQVRKALSNLGAVVEAADMTFDDILKTTVFLTEMEEYFEEFNTAYSTFFPSKPPARTTVAVKALPRGSMVEIDAVGVRNTAPRSC